The Sinorhizobium alkalisoli genomic interval GTTTCTCCCCGACAGCGATCGCCCGAACGAAGGTGTGTTCTCGCTGACCGATGACGACGACCAGTGGATGAGCCTTCGCTACGACCTGACGGCGCCGCTTGCCCGTCACGTGGCGGAGAATTTCAACGAGATCCAGCTTCCCTACCGCACCTATCGCGCCGGCTACGTATTCCGCAACGAAAAGCCGGGGCCGGGCCGCTTCCGCCAATTCATGCAATTCGACGCCGATACGGTCGGCGCCGCCGGCGTCCAGGCCGATGCCGAGATGTGCATGATGATGGCCGACACGATGGAGGCGCTTGGCATCAAGCGCAACGACTACGTGATCCGGGTCAACAACCGGAAGGTCCTCGACGGCGTGCTGGAAGCAATCGGGCTTGGCGGCGACGAGCAGGCGAATACCCGTCTGGCGGTCCTGCGCGCCATCGACAAGCTCGACAAGTTCGGACCGGACGGCGTGCGGCTCCTGCTCGCCGAGGGCCGTAAGGACGAGAGCGGCGATTTCACCAAGGGTGCCGGGCTTGACGAGCAGCAGATCCGCAAAATTCTGTTCTTCATCGGCATCACCGACTACGCCAAGAGTGCCGGCGAACTGGCCGAACTCGTTGCCGGCACCGCCAAAGGCGCGGAAGGCGTCGAGGAACTCAACACCATCCGCAGCCTCGTTCTCAGCGCCGGTTACGAGGCGGACCGCATCAAGATCGACCCGTCGGTGGTGCGCGGCCTCGAATATTATACCGGTCCCGTCTTCGAGGCCGAACTGCAATTCGCCGTCACCAATGAGAAGGGCGAGCGGGTCGTCTTCGGCTCGGTCGGCGGCGGCGGCCGCTATGATGGCCTCGTTTCGCGTTTCATGGGACAGCCAGTGCCGGCGACGGGCTTCTCGATCGGTGTCTCGCGCCTGATGACGGCGCTCAAGAATCTCGGCAAGCTCGGCGCCGAAGAGGTGATTGCGCCGGTCGTCGTCTGCGTCATGGACCGCGACCTCGATAGCATGGGCCGTTACCAGCGCTTCGTGCAGGAGTTGCGCCACGCCGGCATCCGCGCCGAGATGTATCAGGGAAACAAGAAGAATTTCGGCGACCAGCTCAAATATGCCGATCGCCGCGGCTCGCCGATCGCCATCATTCAGGGCGGCGACGAGCGCGCCTCCGGCATCGTCCAGATCAAGGACCTGATCGAGGGCAAGCGCCTCTCCGGCGAGATAGAGAACAACGTCGCCTGGCGCGAGGCTCGCGTCGCCCAGGTCTCCGTTCTGGAAAGCGAACTGATCGCCAAGGTTCGGGAAATTCTGGAAGGGCAGGCCGAGGATCGGAAAAGGTCAGGCTGATGCCGCTGATCGATCTCCCCGCCTTTGCCCCTGACCTTCTTGCCGATTTCGAACGGCTGAAGACGCTGCGTGTCGATACGCCGGTGATCCAGCCGGCCGAGCCTTTCCTCGACATGGCGGGAGAAGACCTGCGCCGCCGCATCTTCATGACCGCGAGCGAGACCGGCGAGAGCCTGTGCCTGCGCCCGGAATTCACCATCCCCGTCTGCCTCAGGCATATCGAGACGGCGACCGGCACGCCGCAGCGTTACGCCTATCTTGGCGAGGTCTTCCGCCAGCGCCGCGACGGCTCGAACGAGTTTTACCAGGCAGGCATAGAGGATCTCGGTGACCCGGACACGGCCGGCGCCGACGCGCGAGCAATCGGCGATGCGATGCTCGTTGCAGCCAACCGGCTACCTGGTCGGCGGCTCAAGGTGACGCTCGGCGATCAGTCCGTCTTCGAGGCGGTGATCGCCGCCTGCGGCTTGCCGGCCGGTTGGCAGAAGCGGCTCATCCATGCCTTCGGCGACCAGAAACAATTGCAGAGGCTTCTGGGGGAACTTGCAGACCCAAAGTCCTCCGGCGTCTTCGGTCCTGAGGTCGAGCGACTTGCCGGGATGGGGATCCTTGATGACGTCGACCGACTCGTGGCGGAGATCGCCGGTATCATGGAAGCGACCGGCTATTCTACCAATGCCAGCCGCTCGCCCGGCGACATTGCCCGCCGGCTCAAGGAAAAGATGGCGCTTGCGGCGACGAAACTCGACCCGGCCGCGCTTGCGGTCATGCGCGAATTCCTGGCGCTCGATCTGCCGCTCGCCGATGCGCCAGAGGCTCTGCGGCAGTTCGCCACCGAGTCGGGACTGAAAATAGGCGATGCGCTTGCACTCTTCGACGCCCGCGTTGCGGCGCTTGCAAAGTCGGGCGCCGATG includes:
- the hisS gene encoding histidine--tRNA ligase, producing MPSMNQKTKKTQKLKARLPRGFVDRSAADIRAVDEMIAKIREVYERYGFDPVETPLFEYTDALGKFLPDSDRPNEGVFSLTDDDDQWMSLRYDLTAPLARHVAENFNEIQLPYRTYRAGYVFRNEKPGPGRFRQFMQFDADTVGAAGVQADAEMCMMMADTMEALGIKRNDYVIRVNNRKVLDGVLEAIGLGGDEQANTRLAVLRAIDKLDKFGPDGVRLLLAEGRKDESGDFTKGAGLDEQQIRKILFFIGITDYAKSAGELAELVAGTAKGAEGVEELNTIRSLVLSAGYEADRIKIDPSVVRGLEYYTGPVFEAELQFAVTNEKGERVVFGSVGGGGRYDGLVSRFMGQPVPATGFSIGVSRLMTALKNLGKLGAEEVIAPVVVCVMDRDLDSMGRYQRFVQELRHAGIRAEMYQGNKKNFGDQLKYADRRGSPIAIIQGGDERASGIVQIKDLIEGKRLSGEIENNVAWREARVAQVSVLESELIAKVREILEGQAEDRKRSG
- a CDS encoding ATP phosphoribosyltransferase regulatory subunit, with amino-acid sequence MPLIDLPAFAPDLLADFERLKTLRVDTPVIQPAEPFLDMAGEDLRRRIFMTASETGESLCLRPEFTIPVCLRHIETATGTPQRYAYLGEVFRQRRDGSNEFYQAGIEDLGDPDTAGADARAIGDAMLVAANRLPGRRLKVTLGDQSVFEAVIAACGLPAGWQKRLIHAFGDQKQLQRLLGELADPKSSGVFGPEVERLAGMGILDDVDRLVAEIAGIMEATGYSTNASRSPGDIARRLKEKMALAATKLDPAALAVMREFLALDLPLADAPEALRQFATESGLKIGDALALFDARVAALAKSGADVDVIRYRAAFGRPLDYYTGLVFEIELEGTPAVLAGGGRFDRLLTLLGAQEHIPAVGFSLWLDRIERAMAAAGDAK